The following are encoded together in the Rubidibacter lacunae KORDI 51-2 genome:
- a CDS encoding Npun_F0494 family protein yields the protein MTTASPQDEIQYPAATIARADLALRCSPFFLALFADMRQQGVALPAIADKRGIDNGYARRALTELAAEAALMWLIQVGMLRREVDGQGITDKFRLTLLGRQIVAEWEDRGTWTPPTWRDRLQNFLNRRARLPF from the coding sequence GTGACAACCGCATCGCCTCAAGATGAAATCCAATATCCCGCGGCAACAATCGCTCGAGCCGATCTGGCATTGCGCTGCTCGCCATTCTTCCTCGCGCTTTTTGCAGACATGCGCCAACAGGGCGTGGCGTTGCCGGCGATCGCGGACAAGCGAGGCATTGACAACGGTTATGCTCGCCGCGCGCTGACAGAGCTGGCTGCTGAAGCCGCTCTGATGTGGCTGATCCAGGTCGGCATGTTGCGTCGCGAGGTAGACGGTCAAGGCATCACCGACAAGTTTCGGCTCACCTTGCTCGGCCGGCAAATTGTTGCCGAATGGGAAGACCGAGGCACCTGGACGCCGCCCACCTGGCGCGATCGCTTGCAGAACTTCCTCAACCGCCGCGCACGGTTACCATTCTAG
- the secA gene encoding preprotein translocase subunit SecA → MFLKNLLGDPNDRKLKKLQPTVAEVALYEEDMQQLSDESLRGKTAEFKAKLAQAKNDEDEADILEEIAPEAFALVREAARRVLGMRHYDVQVLGGLVLHQGQIAEMKTGEGKTLVATLPAYLNALCGKGVHVVTVNDYLARRDSEWMGQVHRFLDLSVGLIQQGMSPSERRRNYACDITYTTNSEIGFDYLRDNMATSIEEVVQRPFNYCIIDEVDSVLIDEARTPLIISGQVDRPTEKYMKAADVARSLDPEEHYEVDEKARNVLLTDEGFAAAEGFLRVEDLYNPEDPWAHYIFNAIKAKELFIRDVNYIVRKDEVVIVDEFTGRVMPGRRWSDGLHQAIEAKERVEIQRETQTLASITYQNFFLLYPKLAGMTGTAKTEEAEFEKIYNLQVTIVPTNLPLARRDVSDVVYKTEEAKWQAVAAECTEFYKQGRPVLVGTTSVEKSELLSKLLAADNVPHNLLNARPEYVERESEIVAQAGRKGTITLATNMAGRGTDIILGGNSDYMARLKLREYFMPRVVIPSDDDDLVAGVPLVGKPKKLRAQGFAEPQMKVKTWRASPQIFPAELGAAAESKLKEWVDFAVKHYGEQSLTELVAEEKVAIAAEKAPVDDPGIIKLREAYNLLHDQYEQYTSKEHDEVVGAGGLHVIGTERHESRRIDNQLRGRAGRQGDPGSTRFFLSLQDNLLRIFGGDRVSGLMNAFRVEEDMPIESKLLTRSLENAQKKVETFYYDTRKQVFEYDEVMNNQRRAIYAERRRVLEGRDLKDRVIQYAEMTMNDIVNAYVNPELPPEEWDLDSMVAKVQEFVYLLQDLTSDQLADMTVGEIKAFLHEEIHKAYDLKENQVEQLQPGLMRQAERYFMLQQIDTLWREHLQAMDALRESVGLRGYGQRDPLIEYKQEGYEMFLEMMIDIRRNVVYSLFEFQPQIQPQAV, encoded by the coding sequence ATGTTTTTAAAAAATCTCTTAGGCGATCCCAACGACCGAAAACTCAAAAAGCTGCAACCCACCGTCGCGGAGGTTGCGCTCTACGAGGAGGATATGCAGCAGCTGTCCGATGAGTCGCTGCGCGGGAAGACGGCAGAGTTTAAAGCAAAATTGGCGCAGGCGAAGAACGACGAAGACGAAGCCGATATCCTTGAAGAGATCGCACCCGAGGCCTTTGCCCTCGTGCGCGAGGCAGCACGGCGCGTCCTCGGAATGAGACATTACGACGTCCAAGTGCTCGGCGGTCTCGTGTTGCACCAGGGACAGATTGCTGAAATGAAGACCGGCGAGGGCAAAACCCTCGTTGCTACCCTGCCCGCTTACCTCAACGCCCTCTGCGGGAAAGGGGTTCACGTCGTCACCGTTAACGATTACCTCGCCCGCCGTGACTCCGAGTGGATGGGGCAAGTGCATCGTTTCCTCGATCTGAGTGTCGGACTTATCCAACAGGGGATGTCGCCGAGCGAGCGCCGCCGCAATTACGCTTGCGACATCACTTACACCACGAACAGCGAAATCGGGTTCGATTATTTGCGCGACAATATGGCGACTTCGATCGAAGAAGTCGTTCAGCGTCCGTTTAATTACTGCATTATCGACGAGGTCGACTCGGTACTGATCGACGAAGCCCGTACGCCGTTGATTATTTCCGGCCAGGTCGACCGACCGACCGAGAAATACATGAAAGCTGCGGACGTGGCGCGATCGCTCGATCCGGAAGAGCATTACGAAGTCGATGAAAAAGCTCGCAACGTTTTGCTCACTGATGAAGGCTTCGCAGCCGCGGAAGGCTTTCTGCGGGTTGAGGATCTCTACAACCCTGAAGATCCCTGGGCTCACTATATTTTCAATGCCATCAAAGCAAAGGAGCTTTTCATCCGCGACGTAAACTACATCGTTCGCAAAGACGAGGTCGTCATTGTCGACGAGTTCACTGGCCGAGTGATGCCCGGGCGCCGCTGGAGCGACGGACTGCACCAGGCGATCGAAGCGAAAGAAAGGGTTGAAATTCAACGCGAAACGCAAACTCTAGCCAGCATCACTTATCAGAACTTCTTCTTGCTCTACCCGAAACTAGCGGGTATGACCGGAACGGCAAAAACCGAAGAAGCCGAGTTTGAGAAGATCTATAACTTGCAGGTTACGATCGTTCCGACTAACTTGCCGCTCGCGCGCCGCGATGTCTCCGATGTCGTTTATAAAACCGAAGAAGCGAAGTGGCAAGCCGTTGCTGCCGAGTGTACTGAGTTCTACAAGCAAGGACGCCCGGTTTTGGTGGGAACGACGAGTGTTGAAAAGTCCGAGTTGCTGTCGAAGCTGCTTGCGGCTGATAACGTTCCGCACAACTTACTGAACGCACGTCCCGAGTATGTCGAACGCGAGTCGGAAATTGTCGCTCAAGCCGGTCGCAAAGGCACGATTACCCTCGCTACCAATATGGCCGGGCGTGGCACAGACATCATCCTCGGAGGCAACTCCGATTACATGGCGCGACTTAAACTGCGCGAATATTTCATGCCGCGCGTAGTCATTCCCAGCGACGACGACGATTTAGTGGCAGGCGTGCCGCTGGTCGGCAAGCCGAAAAAGCTGCGCGCCCAAGGTTTTGCAGAACCGCAGATGAAAGTTAAAACCTGGCGCGCGTCGCCGCAAATCTTCCCCGCTGAGTTGGGAGCGGCCGCAGAGTCCAAACTCAAGGAGTGGGTAGATTTTGCGGTCAAACACTACGGCGAGCAAAGTCTGACCGAGCTGGTTGCCGAGGAGAAAGTCGCGATCGCGGCCGAGAAAGCTCCCGTTGACGATCCCGGCATCATCAAGCTGCGCGAGGCGTACAATTTACTTCACGACCAGTACGAACAATACACCTCAAAAGAACACGATGAGGTGGTAGGGGCCGGTGGTTTGCACGTCATCGGCACCGAACGACACGAGTCGCGCCGCATCGATAACCAACTGCGAGGTCGTGCCGGCCGGCAGGGTGACCCGGGTTCTACCCGATTCTTCCTCAGCTTGCAGGATAATTTACTGCGAATTTTCGGCGGCGATCGCGTATCGGGTTTAATGAATGCCTTCCGCGTAGAAGAGGATATGCCGATTGAGTCGAAGTTGCTGACGCGATCGCTGGAAAATGCTCAGAAGAAAGTCGAAACCTTCTATTACGACACCCGCAAGCAGGTGTTCGAGTACGACGAGGTGATGAACAATCAGCGTCGTGCCATCTATGCCGAGCGGCGGCGGGTTCTCGAAGGTCGCGACCTCAAGGATCGCGTCATTCAGTATGCAGAAATGACGATGAACGACATTGTCAACGCTTACGTCAACCCCGAGTTGCCGCCGGAAGAATGGGATCTCGATTCGATGGTCGCAAAGGTGCAAGAGTTCGTGTATCTGCTTCAGGATCTAACATCGGACCAACTTGCCGATATGACCGTTGGCGAGATCAAAGCATTTCTCCACGAGGAAATTCACAAGGCTTACGACCTCAAGGAGAACCAGGTAGAGCAATTACAACCCGGTTTGATGCGACAGGCCGAACGCTACTTTATGTTGCAGCAAATCGATACGCTCTGGCGCGAGCACTTACAAGCAATGGATGCCTTGCGCGAGTCGGTTGGCTTACGCGGATACGGGCAGCGCGATCCGCTCATCGAATACAAGCAGGAAGGCTACGAGATGTTCCTAGAAATGATGATCGACATTCGTCGCAATGTGGTGTACTCGCTGTTTGAATTCCAACCGCAAATCCAACCGCAAGCAGTCTAG
- a CDS encoding MFS transporter: MKVFQTLAPPQQRNLAALFLSGLMFWSSLTMLLPTLPPYIRDASGSDYLVGWVMGSFAIGLLLFRSILGRAADRHSRKAVVLLGTAIVGTAPLCYALVHSVALLALFRAFHGISIAAFTTGYSTLVVDISPPEKKGELIGYMSLVVPIGMALGPAVGGLLQVQAGYTTLFLVSAAAGFWGFFSAALVHEPRSRARQDAVAQIGSDDKQFWQLLLGDRLRTPATVMLLMGLVFGTLASYLPLYVRDLSVPLNPGWFYTTSALASFTVRVYVGRASDRYGRGLFISCSLVAYITAMFILATAQSPQQILGAAVLQGAGAGTLIPMAIALMADRSRAHERGKIYSLCLFGYDFGIALGGPLLGSLSLAVGYRGLFFLAAGLAALALAVFLTRSSKDLVHSLRFATGQDSDPYAVRVPEAVT, from the coding sequence TTGAAGGTTTTTCAAACGCTCGCGCCCCCTCAGCAACGCAATCTGGCGGCGTTGTTTCTGTCAGGCTTGATGTTCTGGTCGAGTCTGACAATGTTGCTGCCGACGCTCCCGCCGTACATCCGGGACGCGAGCGGCTCCGACTATCTGGTCGGCTGGGTGATGGGCAGCTTTGCGATCGGGCTACTACTTTTTCGCTCGATTCTGGGGCGTGCGGCGGATCGCCACAGTCGCAAGGCAGTCGTGCTGTTGGGGACAGCCATTGTCGGCACAGCGCCGCTCTGCTACGCGCTGGTGCACTCAGTCGCTCTACTCGCTCTCTTTCGGGCGTTTCACGGGATTAGCATTGCTGCCTTTACCACGGGCTACAGTACTTTAGTGGTTGACATTTCGCCGCCGGAGAAGAAAGGCGAGTTAATTGGCTACATGAGTTTGGTCGTGCCGATCGGCATGGCACTGGGACCTGCAGTTGGTGGTTTGCTGCAGGTTCAAGCAGGTTACACGACCCTCTTTTTGGTCTCGGCAGCAGCAGGGTTCTGGGGATTCTTTTCGGCCGCGCTCGTACACGAGCCGCGATCGCGCGCGCGTCAAGATGCAGTGGCTCAAATCGGCTCGGACGATAAGCAGTTTTGGCAATTGCTCCTTGGCGATCGCCTGCGGACGCCGGCAACAGTGATGTTGCTGATGGGCTTGGTGTTCGGGACGCTAGCGTCGTACTTGCCGCTCTACGTGCGCGACCTTAGCGTGCCGCTGAATCCAGGCTGGTTCTACACCACGTCGGCCTTGGCAAGCTTCACGGTGCGCGTCTACGTTGGCCGCGCGAGCGATCGCTACGGGCGCGGACTGTTCATTAGCTGCAGCTTAGTTGCTTACATCACGGCGATGTTTATCTTGGCAACAGCGCAATCACCGCAGCAAATCCTCGGGGCGGCGGTGTTGCAGGGAGCCGGGGCGGGCACGCTGATTCCCATGGCAATTGCCTTGATGGCCGACCGCTCGCGAGCTCACGAGCGCGGCAAAATCTACTCGCTGTGCTTGTTTGGGTACGATTTCGGGATCGCCCTCGGGGGTCCGCTGCTGGGTTCGCTATCGCTTGCCGTTGGTTACCGGGGCTTGTTCTTTTTGGCAGCTGGGCTGGCGGCGCTGGCGCTGGCAGTCTTCCTGACTCGATCTAGTAAGGACTTAGTGCATTCGTTACGGTTTGCCACCGGACAGGATAGCGACCCATACGCCGTCCGCGTACCCGAAGCCGTAACCTAA
- a CDS encoding glycosyltransferase family 2 protein has translation MSPLPAAPSTTERPDVSVVLPIYNEIESLPALIDAIATTFAATGLCYEIVCADDGSSDGSADLLKTLARDRADLRAILLRRNYGQTAAMAAGFEHACGAAIVSLDADLQNDPSDIPQLLAKLDEGYDLVSGWRKQRQDAALTRLLPSRIANWLIGKVTGVKLHDYGCSLKAYRSELLADMNLYGELHRFLPALAFIEGAKIAEIPVQHHARRFGQSKYGLGRTFRVLMDLLTVWFMKKFLTRPMHVFGSLGLLSFSAGVLLGIYLSALKLMMNQNIGDRPLLILVVVLLLAGVQLFCFGLLGELLMRTYHESQGRPIYRVREVVGGSIKNSEEAGLDRPAEKT, from the coding sequence ATGTCCCCGCTGCCCGCTGCCCCCAGCACCACCGAGCGTCCGGACGTTTCGGTGGTCCTTCCGATTTACAACGAAATTGAAAGCCTCCCAGCCCTGATCGACGCGATTGCCACCACGTTTGCGGCCACTGGACTCTGCTATGAAATCGTCTGCGCCGACGACGGCTCCAGCGACGGTTCTGCCGACCTGCTCAAAACACTTGCTCGCGATCGCGCCGACCTAAGAGCGATTTTGCTGCGTCGCAACTACGGTCAAACCGCTGCCATGGCCGCTGGTTTCGAGCACGCCTGCGGTGCGGCGATCGTTTCCCTCGACGCCGACTTGCAAAATGACCCGAGCGACATACCACAATTACTGGCCAAACTCGACGAAGGCTACGACCTCGTCAGCGGCTGGCGCAAGCAACGCCAAGACGCAGCGCTCACGCGCTTGCTTCCCTCGCGCATTGCCAATTGGCTGATCGGCAAAGTAACGGGGGTCAAGCTCCACGACTACGGTTGTTCTCTAAAGGCTTATCGTTCTGAGCTATTGGCAGACATGAACCTCTACGGCGAACTCCATCGCTTCCTGCCCGCCCTCGCTTTCATTGAAGGGGCGAAAATCGCCGAAATCCCCGTTCAGCACCACGCTCGCCGCTTCGGACAGAGTAAATACGGGCTGGGGCGTACCTTCCGGGTGCTAATGGACTTGCTGACCGTTTGGTTTATGAAGAAATTCCTCACGCGCCCGATGCACGTCTTCGGCTCGCTGGGGTTGCTATCGTTCTCAGCTGGCGTGCTACTTGGCATTTACCTCAGCGCGCTCAAGCTGATGATGAACCAAAATATCGGCGATCGCCCGCTGTTGATTTTAGTCGTGGTGCTGCTGCTAGCTGGCGTGCAGTTATTTTGCTTCGGGTTATTGGGCGAGCTGCTGATGCGGACGTATCACGAGTCCCAAGGGCGTCCCATCTACCGCGTGAGGGAGGTCGTTGGCGGCAGTATTAAGAATAGTGAAGAAGCGGGACTCGATCGCCCTGCGGAAAAAACCTGA
- a CDS encoding serine hydrolase has product MSFYHSDALLDQLGADVLAAVWKEFPSLSKTHLALTWLVYDPPVVVNTGGALSAEEFWKHSMRGFCYRGVEPFYPASIVKLFYLVAAHEWLEQEMIPLSGELERALHDSIVFSYDDAAGLVVDALTGTTSGLELPPGPLETWAAQRNIVNRYYQSLGWEELKDINVNQKTWCDGPYGRERQFAGDLLENRNQLTTDAVARLLHAIAGGVAVSSARSQVMMQLLQRDLTRPEQYENHGENQIAGFLSESLPPTARVWSKGGWTRQVRHDAAYIELPDCRPYLLVVFARENKRSRQLIPFISQQVAVAMAGLDS; this is encoded by the coding sequence ATGTCGTTCTACCATTCCGACGCCCTGCTCGACCAATTGGGTGCTGATGTACTCGCGGCCGTGTGGAAGGAGTTCCCGTCCTTATCCAAAACACACCTAGCCCTGACGTGGCTGGTGTACGACCCACCAGTTGTTGTAAATACGGGCGGCGCGCTCTCAGCAGAGGAGTTTTGGAAGCACTCGATGCGCGGCTTCTGCTATCGCGGTGTGGAGCCGTTTTATCCTGCTAGCATCGTGAAGTTGTTCTATCTGGTGGCGGCCCACGAGTGGCTGGAGCAGGAGATGATCCCGCTGTCCGGAGAGCTGGAACGGGCGCTACACGACTCGATCGTATTTTCCTACGACGACGCAGCCGGCCTGGTGGTGGATGCGCTAACGGGAACAACCAGCGGTTTGGAGTTGCCGCCAGGCCCGCTCGAGACCTGGGCAGCCCAGCGCAACATCGTCAATCGCTATTACCAATCGCTGGGATGGGAAGAACTGAAAGACATCAATGTTAATCAAAAAACATGGTGCGACGGCCCTTACGGACGGGAGCGCCAGTTTGCTGGAGACCTCTTGGAAAATCGCAACCAGCTAACAACCGATGCGGTGGCGCGACTGTTACACGCAATTGCGGGCGGCGTGGCCGTATCGTCTGCGCGATCGCAAGTAATGATGCAGTTGCTGCAACGCGATTTGACTCGTCCGGAACAATACGAAAATCACGGTGAAAACCAGATAGCGGGCTTTTTGTCTGAGAGTCTGCCGCCGACAGCACGCGTTTGGTCGAAGGGCGGATGGACGCGTCAGGTTCGGCACGATGCTGCCTACATCGAGCTGCCGGACTGTCGCCCGTATCTATTGGTGGTGTTCGCGCGCGAGAATAAGCGTAGCCGTCAACTCATCCCATTTATCTCCCAGCAAGTAGCCGTGGCGATGGCGGGATTGGACTCCTAA